A portion of the Flexibacter flexilis DSM 6793 genome contains these proteins:
- a CDS encoding T9SS type A sorting domain-containing protein, with protein FAITPVGVKEVKAKSVAIYPNPNKGSFKIDLANVEGKEAIVRLYSTTGQKVYEGSYHGLNGGQVVEVETEGLPTGMYLLNLEVEGQRFVGKVSIQQ; from the coding sequence TTTGCGATTACTCCTGTTGGAGTGAAAGAAGTAAAAGCTAAATCTGTGGCGATTTATCCTAACCCTAACAAAGGTTCATTCAAAATAGATTTGGCGAATGTAGAAGGCAAAGAAGCAATCGTTCGTTTGTATAGCACTACAGGCCAAAAAGTGTATGAAGGATCTTACCATGGTTTAAATGGAGGACAAGTCGTAGAGGTAGAAACGGAAGGTTTGCCTACTGGAATGTATTTGTTAAACTTAGAAGTAGAAGGCCAACGTTTCGTAGGAAAAGTATCTATTCAACAATAA